From Aedes albopictus strain Foshan chromosome 1, AalbF5, whole genome shotgun sequence, one genomic window encodes:
- the LOC109422117 gene encoding uncharacterized protein LOC109422117 translates to MQHLSLLTAVWSYVPAGLTFGYLLMLPLTGLPPFIGIYDETMFWPFIVAIITLLISVALTNGLKLNFRKCQFVHLYVVFAGALLFLASGLLFLLVKNVIPGIYLGACGLGMTLIPGLSLCHIRAPGRWRALYMGSCSFWFLAGVAATSTIFLNDFSVSVNFSETVHTNYSICMMTAAVFTIMLVAINEMLQREGIVDYKKPLDFDTDIAHESGKLMGRTEGRNLYNNFTTSAEPTNGAGAKQWNTSTEHIIMGGMGSGKNYHKLWMFYMIFTKLQGFIAFYWLFVFHSVIYTIQLFGQTYGYSVFWFMVLGSLMGIIAMQLLSPKLVYVFSSMLHTVGLILAIAYYSTDAGSISMGIALLIFYTFIGASLSIPAINILELSPLNFNESFLAIGSILELIGIALMQYFSVTNSSVMPNSIDNHKEIAAAHYISMIVLSVILQVIVLWHMPNTYKKSLVEIKSDLSRMTSYFAFSKMMVPVTQHTATARTFAESVTSEHPEQEENRLSTRNGHLATRYNERSDDSTGRQSPYNDFSETRYNRRTLVERAPSPVAERDDPYLQEQLQRQHERNYIHSRQQHYQYQPRDSPEPQQYNYRPERQPDYRQSRYVPEPEDYPQDRISETPQPRYNPPLLSRHQYYEEYSQERQQKPPTPQPKPLPVRQPSVTPTDSQSPAPSLIRRSANPSATVKSEPGYVSRPRLLAQKSEAPAPPPLPPADYLTKSLPRIKPDRQQSRESIHPVLIPKPPKEEEEIVPGVEYSHNLRPSEFLRQTRQSEMYRKSQVLAT, encoded by the exons ATGCAGCACCTGTCACTGCTGACGGCCGTCTGGAGCTATGTTCCAGCCGGTCTTACGTTCGGCTACCTACTGATGTTACCCCTTACCGGGCTTCCACCTTTTATCGGGATCTACGACGAAACCATGTTCTGGCCGTTTATCGTCGCCATCATCACGCTGCTCATCTCGGTGGCGCTTACCAACGGCCTGAAGCTGAACTTCCGCAAGTGCCAGTTCGTGCATTTGTACGTGGTGTTCGCAGGGGCGTTGCTCTTCCTGGCTTCGGGACTGCTGTTCCTGCTGGTTAAAA ACGTCATCCCCGGCATCTACCTGGGCGCGTGCGGTCTCGGGATGACGCTGATCCCGGGTCTCAGCCTGTGCCACATCCGTGCTCCCGGCCGATGGCGAGCACTGTACATGGGCTCGTGCTCGTTCTGGTTCCTGGCAGGCGTCGCGGCCACTTCCACCATCTTCCTCAACGACTTTTCCGTTTCGGTGAATTTCAGTGAAACGGTTCACACGAACTATTCCATTTGCATGATGACGGCAGCCGTTTTCACGATCATGCTGGTGGCGATCAACGAGATGCTCCAGCGGGAAGGCATAGTGGATTACAAGAAACCGCTGGATTTCGATACGGATATAGCCCACGAGAGTGGGAAGCTGATGGGACGTACTGAGGGGAGGAATTTGTATAATAACTTTACGACTAGTGCGGAGCCGACGAATGGGGCCGGGGCCAAGCAGTGGAATACGTCAACGGAGCACATCATTATGGGCGGAATGGGGAGTGGAAAGAATTATCACAAGTTGTGGATGTTCTATATGATCTTTACGAAACTGCAGGGATTCATTGCCTTCTATTGGTTATTCGTGTTTCACTCGGTGATTTATACTATTCAGTTGTTCGGTCAAACGTATGGCTATTCCGTGTTCTGGTTTATGGTGCTGGGCTCTTTGATGGGTATTATCGCGATGCAGCTGTTGAGTCCTAAGCTAGTCTATGTTTTCTCATCCATGCTCCACACGGTCGGTTTGATCTTGGCCATAGCGTACTATTCTACTGATGCTGGATCCATTAGTATGGGTATTGCACTCTTGATTTTCTACACCTTCATTGGAGCATCATTGTCCATACCAGCGATCAATATTTTGGAACTCTCTCCACTGAATTTCAATGAATCGTTCTTGGCAATTGGATCCATCTTAGAACTGATAGGAATCGCTTTGATGCAGTACTTCTCTGTGACAAATTCTTCGGTCATGCCTAATTCGATAGACAATCACAAAGAAATCGCTGCAGCACACTATATCTCGATGATCGTGCTTAGTGTGATCCTACAGGTGATCGTTCTTTGGCATATGCCGAACACCTACAAGAAATCCCTTGTCGAGATCAAGTCTGACTTGAGCAGAATGACATCGTACTTTGCGTTCAGCAAGATGATGGTCCCGGTAACTCAACACACAGCGACGGCGCGAACGTTCGCCGAAAGTGTGACCTCCGAACATCCCGAACAGGAAGAAAATCGTTTGAGCACCAGAAACGGCCATCTGGCAACACGGTACAACGAGCGAAGTGATGACAGCACTGGAAGGCAAAGTCCCTACAACGATTTTTCCGAAACCAGATACAATCGACGAACCCTGGTTGAGCGAGCCCCATCACCTGTGGCGGAACGAGACGATCCCTACCTTCAAGAGCAACTCCAGCGGCAGCACGAGCGCAACTACATCCATTCACGGCAGCAACACTACCAATACCAGCCACGTGACTCCCCGGAACCCCAGCAGTACAACTACCGCCCCGAAAGGCAACCCGATTACCGTCAATCCCGGTACGTCCCCGAACCAGAAGACTACCCGCAAGATCGCATTAGCGAAACTCCGCAACCCCGCTACAACCCACCCCTCCTCTCCCGTCACCAGTACTACGAAGAATATAGCCAGGAACGCCAGCAGAAACCCCCAACTCCACAACCCAAACCGCTTCCCGTCCGACAACCCTCCGTAACCCCAACCGACAGCCAATCCCCGGCCCCGAGCCTGATCCGACGTTCCGCAAACCCCTCGGCCACCGTCAAGTCCGAACCCGGTTACGTGTCCCGGCCGCGCCTTCTGGCCCAGAAAAGCGAAGCCCCAGCGCCGCCTCCGCTGCCACCCGCGGACTACCTCACCAAGTCCCTGCCGCGGATCAAACCGGACCGGCAGCAGTCCCGGGAAAGCATTCACCCGGTTCTGATACCGAAACCGCCCAAAGAGGAGGAAGAGATCGTTCCCGGAGTGGAGTACTCGCACAACCTGCGGCCGTCGGAGTTTCTCCGGCAGACGCGACAATCGGAGATGTACCGTAAGTCGCAGGTTCTGGCGACGTGA